One window of Pseudomonas sp. FP198 genomic DNA carries:
- a CDS encoding AraC family transcriptional regulator — translation MPTDQFALSSDLINELLRGMRLRGVEYRRIQAGPAFGLGFAAKPGHAWFHFLAVGNALLRMEDGTTYALSAGNAVFISHGAAHQLLSHVDAPVQDIDRLDGAPLGDAVSAVNTGNDASPTPTTILFSGCMEFELGSIHGLGRLMPGLMLIDAGGQRYPGLMPILTTMEREASAARVGFAGILARLADVVAAMVVRGWVECACGNASGLVAALRDQRLANALLALHQQPGRDWTVAQLAEQCNTSRSVFADRFQATIGMAPLRYVTELRMRLASQWLTLERLPIEEVAQRLGYTSQAAFSRAFKRVTGKTPGLSRQSRQSAL, via the coding sequence ATGCCCACCGATCAGTTTGCCCTCTCCTCGGATCTCATCAACGAGCTGTTGCGCGGTATGCGCCTGCGTGGTGTCGAGTACCGGCGTATCCAGGCCGGTCCAGCCTTCGGCCTGGGCTTCGCTGCCAAACCCGGACACGCCTGGTTCCACTTCCTGGCGGTCGGCAATGCACTGCTGCGGATGGAAGACGGAACCACCTATGCGCTGTCGGCCGGCAATGCCGTGTTCATTTCCCATGGGGCGGCCCACCAACTGCTGTCCCATGTGGACGCGCCGGTTCAGGACATCGATCGCCTGGACGGCGCTCCCCTCGGCGATGCCGTCAGCGCGGTGAATACCGGAAACGATGCCAGCCCCACGCCGACGACCATTCTGTTCAGCGGCTGCATGGAGTTTGAACTGGGCAGCATCCATGGCCTGGGCAGGCTGATGCCGGGCCTGATGCTGATTGATGCCGGCGGCCAGCGATACCCCGGACTGATGCCTATCCTGACCACCATGGAACGCGAAGCCAGCGCCGCACGTGTCGGCTTCGCCGGCATCCTCGCGCGGCTGGCCGACGTGGTGGCCGCCATGGTCGTGCGCGGTTGGGTGGAGTGCGCCTGCGGCAATGCCTCTGGCCTGGTCGCCGCATTGCGCGATCAGCGCCTGGCCAACGCACTTCTCGCGCTCCATCAACAACCGGGCCGCGACTGGACCGTTGCGCAGCTGGCGGAACAATGCAATACCTCGCGCTCGGTCTTCGCCGACCGTTTCCAGGCGACTATCGGCATGGCCCCGCTGCGCTACGTCACCGAACTGCGGATGCGGCTCGCGAGCCAGTGGCTGACGCTCGAAAGGCTGCCGATCGAAGAAGTGGCGCAACGCCTGGGCTACACCTCCCAGGCCGCTTTCAGCCGCGCATTCAAGCGCGTTACGGGCAAGACGCCTGGGTTGAGTCGTCAGTCGAGGCAGTCGGCTCTCTAG
- a CDS encoding LysR substrate-binding domain-containing protein — MRHSSTITAVAAPSTDFLTYWHLLLLMIWTTIYSSLGWVRPATCRTIGIGFSFGNRNSLCAVAKFDCGNVRKPLQIMCFRSIEEKNYVMRADTPLKAIACFDAVMRTGSVSVAATQLFVTPGAVGQQIRKLEGWLGTPLFVRSVRRLQPTAEALSYWEQVKPALRQLETANLAVRGLRDRQVRLSLPPAFAKSWFAKRMPLFTERYPEVRLHLSASTDTVDFNEAACDLAVRHFDGYASDVHAELLLPDEVRVYCSPAYRERLQLHDLDCLPGATLLYTTSHAHWSQWLSSVGMSPDSFSSSLKFDQSELAIDAARRDQGLVLTSPWLVEDDMEQGLLVPVVDAVLKTGKGYYLVQAKDVVLGEAAQLLRQWLCEVALRVQQH; from the coding sequence ATGAGGCACAGCAGCACCATCACCGCCGTGGCAGCCCCGTCTACTGACTTCCTCACTTATTGGCACCTTTTATTGCTGATGATTTGGACAACCATTTATTCCTCACTCGGTTGGGTACGGCCGGCCACCTGCCGGACGATCGGCATTGGTTTTTCCTTTGGAAATCGGAATTCGCTCTGCGCTGTGGCGAAATTCGATTGTGGGAATGTACGCAAGCCGCTACAAATCATGTGTTTTCGATCTATAGAAGAGAAAAACTACGTCATGAGAGCTGACACGCCCCTCAAGGCTATCGCTTGCTTCGACGCGGTCATGCGCACTGGCAGCGTCAGCGTCGCTGCAACCCAGTTGTTCGTAACGCCGGGAGCAGTCGGGCAACAGATCCGCAAACTGGAAGGTTGGCTAGGCACGCCACTGTTCGTACGCAGTGTGCGCAGGCTGCAACCAACGGCGGAGGCTCTGAGCTACTGGGAGCAGGTGAAGCCGGCTCTTCGCCAGCTGGAGACAGCCAACCTGGCGGTCCGGGGTCTTAGAGACAGGCAGGTACGGTTGAGTCTGCCGCCGGCGTTCGCCAAGTCCTGGTTCGCAAAACGCATGCCGTTGTTCACCGAGCGCTATCCAGAAGTGCGACTGCACCTGAGTGCATCTACCGATACCGTGGATTTCAATGAGGCCGCCTGCGACCTGGCAGTGCGCCATTTCGATGGATATGCCAGTGACGTGCACGCAGAACTGCTCTTGCCAGACGAGGTAAGGGTCTATTGCAGCCCGGCCTACCGCGAACGGCTCCAGTTGCATGACCTTGATTGTCTGCCGGGAGCAACCTTGCTTTATACGACTTCTCATGCCCACTGGTCTCAATGGCTATCATCGGTCGGCATGTCCCCCGATAGCTTCTCCAGCAGTCTCAAATTCGATCAGTCCGAGTTGGCAATCGACGCGGCGCGGCGCGATCAAGGTTTGGTGCTCACCAGCCCATGGCTGGTTGAGGACGACATGGAGCAAGGCCTTCTTGTACCTGTCGTTGACGCTGTATTGAAGACTGGCAAGGGCTATTATTTGGTACAGGCCAAAGATGTGGTGCTGGGTGAGGCAGCCCAACTGTTGCGCCAGTGGCTATGTGAAGTAGCGCTGCGAGTTCAACAACACTGA
- a CDS encoding DMT family transporter, with protein MVLLCLIWGAQQVAMKAVAGDMAPIMQVAVRSGVAAALVWLIGKCIMREMWLPSVWCRSGLVVAVLFASEFLFIAQGLRWTSASHMAVFLYTAPLFAAIGLHLRLPEERLSATQWSGMSLAFAGIAITFLMPRDGTAIQITNANSLLGDLLGLCAGATWGFTTVAVRTSRLSEAPATQTLFYQLAGAFLFLLPISLVAGQSSMTFSTGAVASLVFQTLIVSVASYLIWFWMLRRYFAARLGVLAFMSPLFGVLMGYLWLGEQTSSGFLLGASLTIVGLLVVNLSKAVGQTGDDKSCPTLENRKEKMQS; from the coding sequence ATGGTGCTGCTGTGCCTCATTTGGGGCGCCCAGCAAGTGGCAATGAAGGCGGTTGCTGGTGACATGGCGCCTATTATGCAGGTCGCCGTTCGCTCCGGAGTCGCTGCAGCCTTGGTCTGGTTGATCGGAAAATGCATCATGCGGGAGATGTGGTTGCCAAGTGTCTGGTGCCGCTCCGGGCTGGTCGTGGCCGTTCTGTTCGCCAGCGAATTTCTGTTTATCGCGCAAGGGCTACGCTGGACAAGTGCTTCACATATGGCGGTTTTCCTTTATACAGCGCCCTTGTTCGCCGCCATTGGTCTGCATCTACGCTTGCCGGAGGAGCGCCTTAGCGCGACTCAATGGTCTGGTATGTCTCTGGCGTTCGCAGGGATTGCCATCACCTTCCTCATGCCACGGGACGGGACAGCGATTCAAATCACCAATGCAAACAGCCTTCTGGGTGACCTGCTGGGCTTGTGCGCGGGTGCTACTTGGGGATTTACGACGGTAGCGGTGCGTACCAGTCGCCTTAGTGAAGCTCCGGCAACCCAGACCCTGTTTTACCAACTGGCAGGGGCCTTTCTCTTTCTGCTGCCTATAAGCCTGGTAGCAGGCCAAAGCTCGATGACTTTCTCTACCGGCGCAGTGGCCAGCCTGGTTTTCCAGACATTAATCGTGTCAGTGGCAAGCTACTTGATCTGGTTCTGGATGCTTCGTCGCTACTTCGCAGCTCGTCTTGGAGTGCTGGCCTTCATGAGTCCGCTGTTTGGCGTACTGATGGGTTATCTGTGGCTCGGAGAGCAAACGAGCTCCGGATTTCTGCTGGGCGCAAGCCTGACTATTGTCGGCCTGCTCGTAGTGAATCTCAGCAAAGCGGTTGGGCAGACAGGGGATGATAAAAGTTGCCCGACACTGGAAAATCGCAAGGAGAAGATGCAGTCATGA
- a CDS encoding bestrophin family protein: MKAAIVKNYRLIVKTMGYVGWALFWLLLWDIAVTVDFMLFLNAKLNLPLMPLTLLGSALVVLISFRNSSAYNRWWEARTLWGTMINNSRSFARQVLTLLDDPGSEVNPVKSTLLRRHVAYVNCLAAHLQGQPCPEEVRAFIPDEEFARSGTTNNFANDILTGSATLLAREYKAGHLDSIRLARLESTLVDLSNSQGGMERIANTPLPYPYVYFPRLFISLFCLIVPVGLVESLGWFTPLASTVVGFMLLAIERIGTDLQSPFRHSEHQIQMDALCETIEKNLQSMQRDSLGDVRRIEENA; encoded by the coding sequence TTGAAAGCTGCCATCGTCAAAAATTATCGTCTGATCGTCAAGACCATGGGCTACGTGGGCTGGGCTTTGTTCTGGTTGTTGCTCTGGGACATCGCCGTCACGGTGGACTTCATGCTGTTTCTCAACGCCAAGTTGAACCTGCCGCTGATGCCGCTGACCTTGCTCGGCTCGGCGTTGGTGGTGTTGATCAGTTTCCGCAACAGCAGTGCTTACAACCGCTGGTGGGAAGCACGGACGCTGTGGGGGACGATGATCAACAATTCACGCAGCTTCGCCCGTCAGGTGCTGACGCTGCTGGACGACCCCGGCAGCGAGGTGAATCCGGTCAAGTCGACCCTGTTGCGTCGCCACGTCGCTTATGTGAATTGCCTCGCCGCGCATCTGCAAGGCCAGCCTTGTCCCGAGGAGGTGCGGGCGTTTATTCCGGACGAAGAGTTTGCCCGCAGTGGCACGACCAATAACTTTGCCAACGATATCCTCACCGGCTCGGCGACGTTGCTGGCGCGCGAATACAAGGCCGGACACTTGGACAGTATTCGCCTGGCGCGTCTTGAGTCGACGCTGGTGGACCTGTCCAACAGTCAGGGCGGCATGGAGCGGATCGCGAATACGCCGCTGCCCTATCCTTATGTGTATTTTCCACGGCTGTTTATTTCGCTGTTCTGCCTGATTGTGCCGGTTGGACTGGTGGAATCCCTGGGCTGGTTCACGCCGCTGGCTTCGACCGTGGTTGGGTTCATGCTGCTGGCCATCGAGCGCATCGGCACCGATCTGCAAAGCCCGTTCCGCCACAGCGAACATCAGATTCAGATGGATGCGCTGTGCGAAACCATCGAAAAGAACCTGCAGTCGATGCAGCGCGATTCGCTGGGTGATGTGCGCAGGATTGAAGAGAACGCTTGA
- a CDS encoding polysaccharide lyase family 7 protein translates to MIDLSTWNLTIPVGTPARVIETPRLVDGYSDAYFRSGNTLFFWAPVTGGTTSRSEFPRSELRETYKNGELRNWTYPEADHRMTASLSVNQVPSEGRVVIGQIHTYQGKGPLLKVEYVYDKARKTGSVIANYRLKPGSTDTKVVIVEDVELNKRFTYEVRLSSAGYLHVISQGNRWGRQLSKSWQGKQLYFKAGAYTLDNTGYKSEGGQVTFNKLEARHSKG, encoded by the coding sequence ATGATCGATCTAAGCACTTGGAACCTGACCATCCCGGTCGGCACGCCTGCCCGAGTCATCGAGACGCCACGCTTGGTGGACGGTTACTCGGATGCGTATTTCCGCTCCGGCAATACGTTGTTTTTCTGGGCGCCGGTGACGGGCGGGACTACGTCAAGATCCGAGTTTCCCCGTAGTGAACTTCGCGAGACGTACAAGAACGGTGAGCTGCGCAACTGGACGTACCCCGAAGCGGATCACCGGATGACGGCCAGCCTGTCCGTCAACCAGGTGCCGTCGGAAGGCAGGGTGGTGATCGGCCAGATTCATACCTACCAGGGCAAGGGCCCGCTGTTGAAGGTCGAATATGTCTACGATAAAGCCAGGAAGACCGGCAGCGTGATTGCCAACTATCGCCTCAAGCCGGGCAGTACGGACACCAAGGTGGTGATTGTCGAGGATGTCGAGTTGAACAAGCGGTTCACCTACGAGGTTCGTTTGAGCTCGGCGGGCTACCTGCATGTGATTTCGCAAGGAAATCGGTGGGGCAGGCAGCTCAGCAAAAGCTGGCAGGGCAAACAGCTGTATTTCAAGGCTGGCGCATACACCTTGGATAATACCGGCTACAAGAGCGAAGGCGGGCAGGTGACGTTCAACAAGCTGGAGGCCAGGCACAGCAAGGGGTGA